A portion of the Halococcus saccharolyticus DSM 5350 genome contains these proteins:
- a CDS encoding TRAM domain-containing protein — protein MADCPLADECPSFSERVAGMGCQHYGNRGGAEWCNHYSQPIRELKSQPVQIGEELIVDVTDIHESGAGVGRTDDGFIVFVDGVLPDARARVKVTKVRSNHARADELERLPMDDDEENGDEPGDAADGETDEDEENGGNDRSKRRQRLGSRENFWGG, from the coding sequence ATGGCGGACTGTCCACTCGCCGACGAATGTCCCAGCTTCTCCGAGCGGGTCGCCGGGATGGGGTGTCAACACTACGGCAACCGGGGTGGCGCGGAGTGGTGCAACCACTACAGCCAGCCCATCCGCGAGCTCAAATCCCAGCCCGTGCAGATCGGCGAGGAGCTGATCGTCGACGTGACGGACATCCACGAGAGCGGGGCCGGCGTCGGCCGAACCGACGACGGGTTCATCGTCTTCGTCGACGGCGTCCTCCCCGACGCTCGTGCCCGGGTGAAGGTCACCAAGGTCCGTTCGAACCACGCACGCGCCGACGAGCTCGAACGCCTCCCGATGGATGACGACGAGGAGAACGGGGATGAACCGGGCGACGCGGCGGACGGCGAAACTGACGAGGACGAAGAAAACGGCGGCAACGACAGGTCGAAGC